A stretch of the Fibrobacter sp. genome encodes the following:
- a CDS encoding helix-turn-helix transcriptional regulator, with product MNEIFEILQKRREALGLSQRDLSEMSGVSLRTINAIENGNANPSIEVLCKLSNQLGLKLSLTERVING from the coding sequence ATGAATGAAATTTTTGAGATTTTGCAAAAGCGACGGGAAGCCCTTGGGTTAAGCCAGAGGGATCTTTCGGAAATGTCCGGCGTTTCACTACGAACCATCAACGCCATCGAAAACGGTAATGCCAACCCATCCATCGAGGTCCTTTGCAAACTTTCTAATCAACTAGGGCTAAAGCTGTCTTTAACCGAGAGGGTCATCAATGGCTAG
- a CDS encoding HipA N-terminal domain-containing protein, translated as MARQASVFYNGILAGTLTKTKGGFIFTYDEIYLASRRPAIALTLPKRQEPYKSKELFPFFEGLLPEGENHRLYCMSLKIDPKDSYRLLLKLAGSETIGAITVMEDV; from the coding sequence ATGGCTAGGCAAGCATCGGTTTTCTACAACGGCATTTTGGCAGGTACCTTGACAAAGACTAAGGGTGGATTCATTTTCACCTACGACGAAATCTACCTTGCGTCCAGGCGCCCTGCCATCGCGTTAACATTGCCTAAGCGCCAGGAACCCTACAAGTCCAAGGAGCTGTTTCCGTTTTTTGAAGGCTTGCTGCCCGAGGGCGAGAACCACAGGCTTTACTGCATGAGTCTGAAAATCGACCCCAAGGATTCCTACAGGCTGTTGCTGAAACTTGCGGGAAGTGAAACCATCGGCGCCATCACCGTGATGGAGGACGTATGA
- a CDS encoding HipA domain-containing protein, with translation MTGATSPTMQNRCHSCLKETPRDFCPACAKRLFGLKKFGATLDFSLPEIKANNGSIRRISISGAQPKFSLIVNDGRLEPTENGGTFILKPAVEGLFDNTKDMPANEHLTMQMARQIFKIEAADNALVYLKDGTPAYITKRFDVLPDGNRICQEDFAQVAGLTPGEKGSNYKYDFSYQQIADLMKQYVSTYPTDVEKYFKLILFNYLVCNGDAHVKNFSVYSPNADGVYKLAPAYDLLNTSLHIQELGRTALELFSENSAADYSGADFKTDFFKANGFYGKPDFMELARRIGIKEIRAQRFIAETCSLLGEMDAMIDLSYLSEPSKALFKAQVRDRAKALEMG, from the coding sequence ATGACAGGCGCCACCTCCCCCACCATGCAGAACCGCTGCCATAGTTGCCTCAAGGAGACCCCTCGAGATTTTTGCCCCGCCTGTGCCAAGCGTTTGTTCGGTCTAAAAAAGTTTGGCGCCACACTTGATTTTTCCTTACCCGAAATCAAGGCAAACAATGGTTCCATCCGTCGGATTTCAATTTCTGGGGCACAGCCCAAGTTTTCGCTAATAGTAAACGACGGACGACTAGAACCTACTGAAAATGGCGGCACCTTCATCTTAAAGCCTGCAGTAGAAGGGCTGTTCGACAACACAAAGGATATGCCCGCCAACGAGCACTTGACCATGCAAATGGCCAGGCAGATTTTCAAGATCGAAGCAGCAGACAATGCGCTAGTTTATCTTAAAGACGGAACACCGGCCTACATTACCAAGCGATTCGATGTTCTGCCCGACGGCAATAGAATCTGCCAGGAAGACTTTGCCCAGGTGGCTGGCCTCACCCCGGGCGAAAAAGGTTCCAACTACAAGTACGACTTCAGCTACCAGCAGATTGCCGACCTGATGAAGCAATATGTAAGCACTTACCCCACCGACGTCGAAAAGTACTTCAAGCTGATTCTGTTCAACTACCTTGTTTGTAACGGCGACGCTCACGTCAAGAACTTTTCTGTCTACTCCCCAAATGCAGACGGGGTTTACAAGCTAGCCCCTGCCTACGATTTGCTGAATACATCCCTGCACATTCAAGAACTTGGCCGAACCGCATTAGAACTGTTCAGCGAAAACTCAGCTGCAGATTATTCCGGCGCGGACTTTAAAACGGATTTTTTCAAGGCAAACGGGTTCTACGGCAAGCCGGACTTTATGGAACTGGCCCGCCGCATCGGCATCAAGGAAATCCGAGCCCAGCGTTTTATTGCAGAAACCTGCAGCCTTTTAGGGGAAATGGACGCCATGATCGACCTAAGTTACTTAAGCGAGCCAAGCAAGGCGTTGTTCAAGGCGCAGGTGAGAGACCGGGCCAAGGCCCTGGAGATGGGGTGA